In Sphingobacterium sp. PCS056, the following proteins share a genomic window:
- a CDS encoding malate dehydrogenase — protein sequence MKVTIVGAGAVGATTADNLMRREVAEEIILLDIKEGFAEGKAQDMSQTAALLGFDSKIKGVTNDYSATAGSTVAVITSGIPRKPGMTREELIGTNANIVKTVVDNLVKHSPDIIIVIVSNPMDTMTYLALQSSGLPKNRIIGMGGTLDSARFKYQLSDKLNASAGDLNAIVIGGHGDTTMIPLIKHATWNSIPVSDFLNEDEQDEIVQKTMVGGATLTALIGTSAWYAPGAATAAVVESIVRDQNKLFTASVFLDGEFGLSDITLGVPVIINKNGWDKIVPLNLSEGEKQKLHKSAEAVRNMNNVLKEINVL from the coding sequence ATGAAAGTTACAATAGTTGGTGCAGGAGCAGTTGGAGCGACCACTGCAGATAATTTAATGAGAAGAGAAGTTGCTGAAGAAATCATACTTTTAGATATTAAAGAGGGTTTTGCAGAAGGTAAAGCACAAGATATGTCACAGACTGCTGCCTTATTAGGTTTTGATTCTAAAATTAAAGGCGTTACCAATGACTACAGTGCTACAGCTGGTTCGACAGTGGCGGTTATTACATCTGGAATTCCTAGAAAACCTGGAATGACTAGAGAAGAGTTAATTGGTACGAATGCTAATATTGTTAAAACGGTTGTCGATAATTTGGTTAAACATTCACCAGATATCATTATTGTGATCGTTTCTAATCCTATGGATACAATGACTTATCTTGCCCTACAAAGTTCTGGCCTGCCTAAGAATAGAATTATCGGTATGGGCGGAACACTGGATTCTGCTCGATTCAAATATCAATTAAGTGATAAATTAAATGCTTCTGCAGGGGACCTTAATGCAATTGTTATAGGTGGTCATGGCGATACTACAATGATTCCGCTGATCAAACATGCTACTTGGAACAGTATTCCTGTAAGTGATTTTTTGAACGAAGACGAGCAAGATGAAATCGTACAAAAAACAATGGTAGGAGGTGCTACATTGACAGCTTTAATTGGTACATCGGCTTGGTATGCTCCAGGAGCAGCAACTGCAGCTGTCGTCGAGAGTATTGTTCGTGATCAAAATAAACTCTTCACAGCTAGTGTATTTTTAGATGGAGAATTTGGACTATCAGATATCACTTTAGGTGTCCCTGTTATCATTAATAAAAATGGTTGGGATAAAATCGTACCTTTGAACTTGTCGGAAGGGGAAAAGCAAAAATTACATAAAAGTGCTGAGGCGGTCCGCAATATGAATAATGTATTAAAAGAAATTAACGTTTTATAA
- a CDS encoding BamA/TamA family outer membrane protein, which produces MKNSNQFIAFVLLLGLFIASCSTTKNLKEGESLYVDGHVDIESDTIPKEQKKILATHLEQVLMPKPNKSLFGWRYKLAFNNMAGDSVGRNFIKKQLKKMGEEPVLLSDVNREYNENLLRNRLENIGFFNAEVKSDTTIKDKEATIHYIATTNLIYRIKSVKFDVDSTTQLGQDILQSREKSLLIVGKHYDLDDILNERDRIDNELKKIGYYYFSPDYLLVQVDSTIGNNKVNLYVTLKPETPEIAKAPSKINNIYIYPNYTDAGTGYQRAPRNAELFDSSYYFIDRQNTFRKPVLANHIFFRKGDLYNRDAHNKTISHLVNLNSFKFVKNNFVDSKDVKNGLDVYYYLTPLPKKSIRVELLGKMASVYNGTELNVNWQLHNAFRGAELLSLNVFGGYETQTGGSVSLNSSYYRYGADLTLTLPRILSPFKIDPSRRYIPKTYIKTGFEFLNRTKAYTLRSLKLDYGYIWQESQEKQHDLGLLEITYVQPSRVSDEYKAQLDTVPTLRHAIEPQFTIGPNYNFTLSNTMNKTLKNTFYFKGNLDLSGNVLGLLKGANYNEGKTFKLFNAYFSQYIKISGDGRHYLKLSENSQLASRVSVGLSYSYGNSRALPYLKQYYVGGPNSIRAFAARAIGPGTLKPQNIGTDKFYADQTGDIKLELNTEYRAKLAGFVHWAAFIDAGNVWLQNTDDEKPGAKFSKDFLTELAVGGGLGLRFDFTFLILRTDFAIPLRVPYLEKGDRWVFKDIDLGSSQWRKNNLMFNLAIGYPF; this is translated from the coding sequence ATGAAAAATAGTAATCAATTTATAGCTTTTGTTTTATTATTGGGGCTCTTCATTGCTTCTTGTTCAACAACTAAAAATCTAAAAGAAGGTGAATCCTTATATGTGGACGGTCATGTTGATATTGAATCAGATACTATTCCTAAAGAACAAAAAAAGATATTAGCGACACATTTGGAACAAGTGCTTATGCCAAAACCTAATAAATCATTATTTGGATGGCGTTATAAACTAGCTTTCAATAATATGGCTGGTGATTCAGTTGGAAGAAATTTCATAAAGAAGCAATTGAAAAAAATGGGGGAAGAGCCGGTTCTGTTAAGTGATGTTAACCGAGAATACAATGAGAATTTACTTCGGAATCGACTAGAAAATATCGGTTTTTTTAATGCTGAGGTTAAATCTGATACAACCATTAAAGATAAAGAAGCGACTATTCACTATATTGCTACAACCAATTTAATCTACCGAATAAAATCAGTCAAATTTGACGTGGATAGCACCACTCAGCTTGGTCAAGATATATTGCAATCACGTGAAAAATCACTCTTAATAGTGGGTAAACATTATGATCTTGATGATATATTAAACGAACGCGACCGAATAGACAATGAACTCAAAAAGATTGGTTACTATTATTTCAGTCCTGATTATTTACTGGTACAAGTGGATAGCACCATTGGAAACAATAAAGTAAATTTGTATGTAACCCTGAAGCCTGAAACACCAGAAATTGCCAAAGCGCCATCGAAAATTAATAATATATACATCTATCCAAATTATACAGATGCCGGAACAGGTTATCAGCGTGCACCTCGTAATGCCGAACTATTTGATAGTTCGTATTATTTTATAGATAGGCAAAACACCTTTAGAAAACCCGTTCTTGCGAATCATATTTTCTTCAGAAAAGGGGATCTTTATAACCGTGATGCACATAACAAGACGATCAGTCATCTTGTCAATTTAAACAGTTTCAAATTTGTTAAAAACAATTTTGTAGATAGTAAGGATGTTAAAAATGGATTAGATGTTTACTACTACCTTACTCCTCTTCCTAAAAAATCAATTCGGGTGGAGCTTTTGGGTAAAATGGCATCCGTTTATAATGGTACGGAGCTTAATGTAAACTGGCAATTGCACAATGCCTTTAGAGGAGCTGAATTACTTAGTCTCAATGTATTTGGTGGTTATGAAACACAGACGGGCGGAAGTGTTAGCTTAAATTCGAGCTATTATCGCTATGGAGCTGATCTGACCTTGACACTACCGCGTATCCTGTCACCTTTTAAAATAGATCCGAGTCGTAGGTACATACCAAAAACATATATTAAAACAGGGTTTGAATTCTTGAATAGAACCAAAGCGTATACTTTACGATCACTCAAACTCGACTACGGTTATATTTGGCAAGAATCACAAGAAAAACAACATGATCTAGGATTATTAGAAATCACTTATGTACAACCTAGTCGTGTGTCTGATGAATATAAAGCTCAATTGGATACTGTGCCTACGTTAAGACATGCTATTGAGCCGCAATTCACCATTGGTCCAAACTACAATTTCACCTTGTCAAACACGATGAATAAAACTTTAAAGAACACTTTTTATTTTAAAGGAAATTTGGATTTATCAGGTAACGTTTTGGGATTGCTCAAGGGTGCTAATTATAACGAAGGGAAGACTTTTAAATTATTTAACGCTTACTTTTCTCAATATATTAAAATAAGTGGTGATGGTAGACACTATCTCAAATTGAGTGAAAATTCGCAATTGGCTTCTCGCGTTAGTGTGGGTTTAAGTTATTCCTATGGAAACTCACGTGCACTGCCCTATTTAAAACAATATTATGTGGGTGGTCCTAATAGTATCCGAGCATTTGCAGCACGTGCAATCGGTCCTGGAACGTTGAAACCTCAGAATATTGGTACGGACAAATTTTATGCGGATCAAACGGGTGATATTAAATTGGAACTCAACACTGAATATCGTGCTAAACTTGCAGGATTTGTACACTGGGCAGCGTTTATTGACGCCGGTAATGTGTGGTTGCAAAATACGGATGATGAAAAACCAGGGGCGAAGTTTAGTAAGGATTTCCTAACAGAATTGGCTGTTGGCGGTGGACTAGGTTTAAGATTTGACTTTACTTTTTTAATTTTAAGAACAGATTTTGCAATTCCATTGCGTGTCCCCTACTTAGAAAAAGGAGATCGGTGGGTATTTAAAGATATCGATTTGGGAAGTAGTCAGTGGCGCAAGAACAATTTAATGTTCAATTTAGCGATTGGCTATCCATTCTAA
- a CDS encoding aspartyl protease family protein, with translation MAIIPLRLLQLQEQGTHILVEVTLFNTAHLMVLDTGASKTVFDKNQLETIHSDQFQLESTDTLSSGLGTNTMQSFLIHIPHLSMQDWTIKNYKAAVLDLSSINYAYEQMNLQPVIGVLGGDILARYGAVIDYKKKTLKLLKRRLKLK, from the coding sequence ATGGCAATTATCCCACTAAGGCTTTTACAATTACAAGAACAAGGTACTCATATCCTAGTTGAAGTTACATTATTCAATACTGCTCATCTCATGGTCCTGGATACTGGAGCTTCAAAGACTGTATTTGATAAAAATCAATTGGAAACTATACATTCGGATCAATTTCAATTGGAAAGTACAGATACACTTTCATCTGGATTGGGCACTAATACCATGCAAAGTTTTTTGATCCATATACCGCATCTTAGTATGCAGGACTGGACCATCAAAAACTACAAAGCTGCTGTACTAGACCTGAGCTCAATCAACTATGCCTATGAACAGATGAATTTACAACCTGTAATTGGAGTGTTAGGAGGAGACATTTTAGCTCGTTATGGTGCTGTGATTGATTATAAAAAGAAGACGCTCAAACTGCTTAAAAGAAGGTTAAAACTTAAATAG
- a CDS encoding helix-turn-helix domain-containing protein translates to MVCNRCKMAVENIFKELHIPYSDLQLGVVTLEGTLKPAQREHIQESLHAIGFELIDDKNTRVIEKIKLVIIDYTRQPYQYLNRNLSEILCDNLFLEYSTLSALFSSVSGTSIEKYAIFQKIEYIKELLIYDELTLAEIAEKLNYSSTAYLSNQFKKNTGLTPTQFKNLNNPTALRRTLDQV, encoded by the coding sequence ATGGTCTGCAATAGATGCAAGATGGCTGTAGAAAATATATTTAAAGAGTTGCATATCCCTTATAGTGATCTTCAATTAGGTGTCGTTACTTTAGAAGGAACCTTGAAACCCGCACAACGCGAACATATACAAGAAAGCTTGCATGCTATTGGATTTGAATTGATAGATGATAAAAACACGCGTGTTATTGAGAAAATAAAACTAGTGATCATCGATTACACACGTCAGCCATACCAATATTTAAATAGAAACCTTTCAGAGATATTATGTGATAACCTATTTCTGGAATATAGTACTCTGAGTGCATTATTTTCATCTGTAAGCGGAACGAGTATTGAAAAATATGCTATTTTTCAAAAGATAGAATACATCAAAGAGTTGTTAATTTATGACGAACTAACTTTGGCGGAGATCGCGGAAAAACTCAATTATTCGAGTACTGCTTATCTCAGCAACCAATTTAAAAAAAATACAGGTCTTACACCGACTCAATTTAAAAACCTGAATAACCCAACCGCACTTAGGCGAACCTTAGATCAGGTATAA